From one Lolium rigidum isolate FL_2022 chromosome 4, APGP_CSIRO_Lrig_0.1, whole genome shotgun sequence genomic stretch:
- the LOC124647334 gene encoding uncharacterized protein LOC124647334, which translates to MVEVAKIPRLDAEPKCFRVSRPTEDNIGLYFFPQGMRPNEGFDKLVKEVMDKNLILRAYVDEAEMLIFPSILLPERHQTFQGKHYLWGMFKRREDMVNAEGEQTMRGTRTGNGRQHCSRPCVGKKDVNKGARTNSLARPNESTPPAERTVAEAATPAPAADTATSNAPSRQAEHAANVVAEPVPAATSHAASLMLPADPVAADVTTTAPAVSAASSHAPSSSVSQRDKLLPPPLLAHLPPALGQLLPPPRSSRNSSRSASSRCRRSASSRCRATSCRATRRPRASSVTRSCRSASWSCRSSAT; encoded by the exons ATGGTTGAAGTAGCAAAGATTCCTAGGTTGGATGCTGAACCCAAGTGCTTTAGGGTATCAAGGCCAACTGAGGACAACATTGGCTTGTATTTCTTTCCACAAGGAATGAG GCCAAATGAGGGTTTCGATAAGCTAGTCAAGGAAGTCATGGACAAAAATTTGATCCTACGAGCTTATGTCGATGAAGCCGAGATGTTGATATTTCCTTCTATTTTGCTACCGGAGCGGCATCAAA CCTTTCAAGGGAAACACTACCTATGGGGTATGTTCAAACGCAGAGAGGATATGGTCAATGCAGAAGGAGAACAGACCATGCGTGGTACACGCACAGGGAATGGGAGGCAGCATTGCTCACGTCCTTGTGTGGGCAAAAAAGATGTGAACAAAGGCGCTAGGACAAACTCCTTGGCTAGACCGAACGAGTCGACACCTCCGGCTGAGCGCACTGTGGCCGAAGCTGCTACTCCGGCTCCTGCCGCCGATACTGCCACGTCTAATGCACCAAGTCGCCAGGCTGAACACGCTGCCAACGTAGTTGCCGAGCCGGTTCCTGCCGCCACGTCTCATGCAGCAAGCTTGATGCTTCCGGCTGATCCCGTTGCCGCCGACGTTACCACAACAGCTCCTGCCGTCAGCGCTGCCTCGTCTCATGCACCAAGCTCGTCAGTTTCTCAGAGAG ACAAGCTCCTCCCACCCCCTCTGTTGGCGCACCTCCCACCGGCGCTGGGtcagctcctcccgccgccgcgctcctccaGGAACTctagccgctccgcctcctcccgctgccgccgctccgcctcctctcgTTGCCGCGCCACCTCCTGCCGCGCCACCCGCCGCCCTCGCGCCTCCTCGGTCACCCGcagctgccgctccgcctcctggtcCTGCCGCTCGTCCGCAACATAG
- the LOC124708283 gene encoding uncharacterized protein LOC124708283 isoform X1 has translation MGIEFQPFIVLVQNPRSLSLAVKKRRVALVRSSRFLFVLVTPPGDRPPTDRKPARRFNPEETVRQSDGADKVWMAGRLRSGLLPYGPRILRSAGRPGPSSEKCLSFRLCGRHRDHSARTETVSTLITVGLPSSFLLDFNSGTVDRECLIFICDHGCWTGALLYAILAPYHIVSTPIFIIFMSGGTNTTTEKYHMRRYLLFSRKNGKLKKPDAMG, from the exons ATGGGCATAGAGTTTCAGCCCTTTATAGTTCTCGTCCAGAATCCACGGAGCTTATCGCTAGCGGTAAAAAAAAGAAGAGTAGCCCTCGTCCGTTCTTCTCGTTTCCTCTTTGTTCTGGTCACGCCGCCGGGGGATAGGCCACCTACCGATCGAAAACCAGCAAGGCGATTCAACCCCGAAGAAACAGTGAGGCAAAG CGACGGCGCCGACAAGGTTTGGATGGCGGGAAGGCTGCGGAGTGGACTCCTTCCATACGGACCTAGGATTCTTCGATCCGCCGGTAGACCCGGCCCATCATCAGAGAAATGCCTCTCCTTCCGTTTGTGTGGGCGGCATCGTGATCACAGTGCGCGAACTGAAACCGTCAGCACCCTAATCACGGTG GGATTGCCGTCCTCTTTCCTGTTGGATTTTAATTCAGGAACTGTTGATAGGGAGTGTCTGATCTTCATCTGCGACCATGGCTGCTGGACAGGTGCTCTCCTTTATGCAATTTTAGCTCCGTATCATATTGTTTCCACACCCATTTTCATCATATTTATGTCAGGGGGTACTAATACAACTACAGAAAAGTACCATATGCGTCGCTATTTGTTGTTCTCGAGGAAGAATGGCAAGCTGAAGAAGCCAGATGCTATGGGGTAG
- the LOC124708283 gene encoding uncharacterized protein LOC124708283 isoform X3 has protein sequence MGIEFQPFIVLVQNPRSLSLAVKKRRVALVRSSRFLFVLVTPPGDRPPTDRKPARRFNPEETVRQSDGADKVWMAGRLRSGLLPYGPRILRSAGRPGPSSEKCLSFRLCGRHRDHSARTETVSTLITVGLPSSFLLDFNSGTVDRECLIFICDHGCWTGGTNTTTEKYHMRRYLLFSRKNGKLKKPDAMG, from the exons ATGGGCATAGAGTTTCAGCCCTTTATAGTTCTCGTCCAGAATCCACGGAGCTTATCGCTAGCGGTAAAAAAAAGAAGAGTAGCCCTCGTCCGTTCTTCTCGTTTCCTCTTTGTTCTGGTCACGCCGCCGGGGGATAGGCCACCTACCGATCGAAAACCAGCAAGGCGATTCAACCCCGAAGAAACAGTGAGGCAAAG CGACGGCGCCGACAAGGTTTGGATGGCGGGAAGGCTGCGGAGTGGACTCCTTCCATACGGACCTAGGATTCTTCGATCCGCCGGTAGACCCGGCCCATCATCAGAGAAATGCCTCTCCTTCCGTTTGTGTGGGCGGCATCGTGATCACAGTGCGCGAACTGAAACCGTCAGCACCCTAATCACGGTG GGATTGCCGTCCTCTTTCCTGTTGGATTTTAATTCAGGAACTGTTGATAGGGAGTGTCTGATCTTCATCTGCGACCATGGCTGCTGGACAG GGGGTACTAATACAACTACAGAAAAGTACCATATGCGTCGCTATTTGTTGTTCTCGAGGAAGAATGGCAAGCTGAAGAAGCCAGATGCTATGGGGTAG
- the LOC124708283 gene encoding uncharacterized protein LOC124708283 isoform X4 encodes MGIEFQPFIVLVQNPRSLSLAVKKRRVALVRSSRFLFVLVTPPGDRPPTDRKPARRFNPEETVRQSDGADKVWMAGRLRSGLLPYGPRILRSAGRPGPSSEKCLSFRLCGRHRDHSARTETVSTLITVGLPSSFLLDFNSGTVDRECLIFICDHGCWTEKYHMRRYLLFSRKNGKLKKPDAMG; translated from the exons ATGGGCATAGAGTTTCAGCCCTTTATAGTTCTCGTCCAGAATCCACGGAGCTTATCGCTAGCGGTAAAAAAAAGAAGAGTAGCCCTCGTCCGTTCTTCTCGTTTCCTCTTTGTTCTGGTCACGCCGCCGGGGGATAGGCCACCTACCGATCGAAAACCAGCAAGGCGATTCAACCCCGAAGAAACAGTGAGGCAAAG CGACGGCGCCGACAAGGTTTGGATGGCGGGAAGGCTGCGGAGTGGACTCCTTCCATACGGACCTAGGATTCTTCGATCCGCCGGTAGACCCGGCCCATCATCAGAGAAATGCCTCTCCTTCCGTTTGTGTGGGCGGCATCGTGATCACAGTGCGCGAACTGAAACCGTCAGCACCCTAATCACGGTG GGATTGCCGTCCTCTTTCCTGTTGGATTTTAATTCAGGAACTGTTGATAGGGAGTGTCTGATCTTCATCTGCGACCATGGCTGCTGGACAG AAAAGTACCATATGCGTCGCTATTTGTTGTTCTCGAGGAAGAATGGCAAGCTGAAGAAGCCAGATGCTATGGGGTAG
- the LOC124708283 gene encoding uncharacterized protein LOC124708283 isoform X2 gives MGIEFQPFIVLVQNPRSLSLAVKKRRVALVRSSRFLFVLVTPPGDRPPTDRKPARRFNPEETVRQSDGADKVWMAGRLRSGLLPYGPRILRSAGRPGPSSEKCLSFRLCGRHRDHSARTETVSTLITGLPSSFLLDFNSGTVDRECLIFICDHGCWTGALLYAILAPYHIVSTPIFIIFMSGGTNTTTEKYHMRRYLLFSRKNGKLKKPDAMG, from the exons ATGGGCATAGAGTTTCAGCCCTTTATAGTTCTCGTCCAGAATCCACGGAGCTTATCGCTAGCGGTAAAAAAAAGAAGAGTAGCCCTCGTCCGTTCTTCTCGTTTCCTCTTTGTTCTGGTCACGCCGCCGGGGGATAGGCCACCTACCGATCGAAAACCAGCAAGGCGATTCAACCCCGAAGAAACAGTGAGGCAAAG CGACGGCGCCGACAAGGTTTGGATGGCGGGAAGGCTGCGGAGTGGACTCCTTCCATACGGACCTAGGATTCTTCGATCCGCCGGTAGACCCGGCCCATCATCAGAGAAATGCCTCTCCTTCCGTTTGTGTGGGCGGCATCGTGATCACAGTGCGCGAACTGAAACCGTCAGCACCCTAATCACG GGATTGCCGTCCTCTTTCCTGTTGGATTTTAATTCAGGAACTGTTGATAGGGAGTGTCTGATCTTCATCTGCGACCATGGCTGCTGGACAGGTGCTCTCCTTTATGCAATTTTAGCTCCGTATCATATTGTTTCCACACCCATTTTCATCATATTTATGTCAGGGGGTACTAATACAACTACAGAAAAGTACCATATGCGTCGCTATTTGTTGTTCTCGAGGAAGAATGGCAAGCTGAAGAAGCCAGATGCTATGGGGTAG